Proteins from a genomic interval of Uloborus diversus isolate 005 chromosome 4, Udiv.v.3.1, whole genome shotgun sequence:
- the LOC129219970 gene encoding galactose-1-phosphate uridylyltransferase-like, which yields MNSRFCAEEHQHIRYNPLNDKWILVSPHRAKRPWKGQVEKAFETDIPEHDFKNPLCPGATRANGEVNSFYESTYVFPNDFPALLENVPEPDPSSHPLFQAQAAKGECRVMCFHPKSNVTLPLMKNEEILEVINTWIKEMLELRTKYKWIQIFENKGEVMGCSNPHPHCQIWASSFLPDEPRAEDSQQLKYFQKNNQPLLLNYINEEIERKVRIVVMNDHWVALVPYWAVWPFETMLLPRRHVLRLTDLNEEEKSSLAEIMKKLLTKYDNLFETSFPYSMGWHGAPEDKESDYSHWQLHASYYPPLLRSASVKKFMVGYEMLAQAQRDLTAEQAAEKLRLLPDVHYKLRE from the exons atgaattCTCGCTTTTGCGCTGAAg AACATCAACATATCAGATACAATCCATTGAATGACAAATGGATTTTAGTTTCCCCTCATCGTGCAAAACGACCGTGGAAAGGACAAgttgaaaaagcatttgaaacaGATATACCCGAACATGATTTTAAGAATCCTCTTTGTCCTGGTGCCACCAGAGCTAATGGAGAG GTGAATTCATTTTATGAAAGCACTTACGTGTTTCCAAATGATTTCCCTGCTTTGTTGGAAAACGTTCCTGAACCAG ATCCATCATCACATCCTCTCTTTCAAGCTCAAGCAGCTAAAGGAGAATGTCGTGTTATGTGCTTTCATCCGAAATCAAATGTCACTTTGCCTTTGATGAAAAATGAGGAAATTTTGGAAGTCATTAATACTTGGATCAAGGAAATGCTTGAACTTCGTACTAAATATAAATGGATCCAG ATATTTGAAAATAAAGGGGAAGTTATGGGATGTTCAAATCCCCATCCTCATTGTCAG ATATGGGCCAGCTCCTTTTTACCTGATGAACCAAGAGCTGAAGATTCACAGCAGCTTAAATATTTTCAGAAGAATAATCAACCTCTTTTACTCAATTATATAAATGAGGAAATAGAAAGGAAG GTACGAATAGTGGTCATGAATGATCATTGGGTCGCCTTAGTACCATATTGGGCTGTGTGGCCTTTCGAGACGATGCTTCTACCCAGACGACATGTTCTTCGATTAACTGATCTGAATGAGGAGGAAAAATCAT ctTTAGCAGAAATAATGAAGAAGCTATTAACAAAGTACGACAATTTGTTTGAAACTTCTTTTCCATACTCTATGGGATGGCATG GTGCACCTGAGGATAAAGAATCAGATTATAGTCATTGGCAACTTCATGCGTCCTATTACCCTCCACTTTTGCGTTCAGCTTCTGTTAAAAAGTTTATGGTTGGATATGAAATGTTAGCTCAGGCCCAACGTGATTTAACTGCTGAACAG GCAGCAGAAAAATTGAGGTTACTACCAGATGTACATTATAAATTGAGAGAATAA
- the LOC129219969 gene encoding zinc finger CCCH domain-containing protein 14-like codes for MEASLKVTDEIRAAIKRKLAEFDAFIDDELPEYIMILIANKRSREQINKHLSLFLGKDTVNFTLWLENLLQSLKATSKESSVTSKESVGETETDAKPNEDCDVLNYDPNEQGEELGCDESTNSSFSNAPSIKVNVDSKSVKTPLPEEPNVKEPRSRYGNQVQKRDALSESSHTGLSSAIVSVDNKSPFRISEYDPNKPDIVRSVSSVVRQAREKYKAANAIQTNKLLLKAVNDATKSILNGKDINDYYKPTPIKVLASKFNSNAVKSAPSSSALLNCNTEVDLISDVPVMLPFDTEENDLEESSEESVAQDEESSHSRTIYFTSTPQPSSSSNLRVPAFDANQYSMIEPDEEDTGQTHFYVTLEGVNIQSLKRKRDDDDDLIEDMEEDETVEENVTFKKIETAPVPEKKQKINEKCKYWPACKNSDQCLYHHPTIPCKCFPDCKFGDKCLYVHPNCKFDALCSRKDCPYTHISKRKLPAATLPVRMVSMKMKPVKAMCKFFPKCTSRNCPFVHPKPCRYGTDCRLPACVFSHFQIPSRNQLKWQAKT; via the coding sequence ATGGAAGCAAGTCTGAAAGTTACTGATGAAATACGAGCTGCTATCAAGAGAAAACTTGCTGAATTCGATGCATTTATAGATGATGAGTTACCGGAATACATTATGATTTTGATTGCAAACAAAAGAAGTAGAGAAcaaattaataaacacttatctcTTTTCCTTGGAAAGGATACTGTTAATTTTACTCTTTGGTTGGAAAATTTGTTGCAAAGTTTAAAAGCAACATCCAAAGAGTCGTCTGTAACATCAAAAGAATCTGTCGGTGAAACTGAAACTGATGCAAAACCTAATGAAGATTGCGATGTGTTGAATTACGATCCTAATGAGCAAGGTGAGGAATTAGGTTGTGATGAGAGTACAAATAGTTCTTTTTCCAATGCACCTTCAATAAAAGTTAATGTTGACTCAAAATCTGTTAAAACCCCACTTCCAGAAGAACCAAATGTTAAAGAGCCTCGCTCTAGGTATGGGAATCAAGTGCAGAAACGTGATGCATTATCTGAATCTTCACACACAGGTCTGTCATCTGCTATTGTATCTGTTGACAATAAAAGTCCTTTTCGCATAAGTGAATATGATCCTAACAAGCCAGACATTGTAAGAAGTGTTTCAAGTGTTGTTCGTCAGGCCCGAGAAAAATATAAGGCCGCAAACGCCATACAAACTAATAAACTTCTCCTGAAAGCTGTTAATGATGCAACCAAATCAATTTTAAACGGTAAAGATATAAATGACTACTATAAGCCAACCCCAATTAAAGTTTTAGcatcaaaatttaattcaaatgctGTCAAATCAGCGCCAAGCAGTTCTGCTTTGCTGAATTGCAATACTGAAGTTGATTTGATTTCCGATGTACCTGTGATGCTGCCATTTGATACAGAAGAAAACGATTTGGAGGAATCTTCTGAAGAGAGCGTTGCGCAAGACGAAGAGTCTTCGCATTCTCGTACCATCTATTTCACGAGCACACCTCAGCCCTCATCCAGTTCAAATTTAAGGGTTCCTGCATTTGACGCGAATCAGTACTCGATGATTGAACCAGATGAAGAAGACACAGGGCAGACTCATTTCTATGTTACATTGGAAGGTGTGAACATTCAGTCCTTGAAAAGGAAACGTGATGATGACGATGATCTTATTGAAGATATGGAAGAGGATGAAACTGTTGAGGAGAATGTgaccttcaaaaaaattgaaactgctcCAGTAccggaaaaaaagcaaaaaataaacgaGAAATGCAAATACTGGCCTGCCTGTAAAAATAGTGATCAATGTTTATATCATCATCCAACAATTCCGTGCAAATGCTTTCCTGACTGCAAGTTTGGTGATAAATGTTTGTATGTCCATCCTAACTGTAAATTTGATGCCCTGTGTAGTCGAAAAGACTGTCCTTACACTCATATTAGTAAGCGAAAATTGCCAGCAGCAACTTTACCTGTTAGAATGGTCTCAATGAAAATGAAGCCTGTGAAGGCAATGtgtaaattttttccaaaatgcacTTCGAGAAACTGTCCATTTGTGCATCCCAAACCATGTCGTTACGGCACTGATTGCCGATTGCCTGCATGTGTTTTCAGTCATTTTCAAATCCCATCTCGTAATCAATTAAAGTGGCAAGCTAAAACATAA